A DNA window from Bacteroidota bacterium contains the following coding sequences:
- a CDS encoding 1-acyl-sn-glycerol-3-phosphate acyltransferase translates to MYKLIARIFFKLKGWKVRGGIPAEIKKCVLVAAPHTSNWDFLYGSFAWKLFGLDVKYLAKKELFWFPLNVFLRGLGGIPVDRSKHSNIVDAMVALVNSKEEIIVLMTPEGTRKKVEKWKTGFYHLAIKANIPIVLGRLNYGTKEAFIGQSFIPSGNIEKDFEIIREFYKGVVGRNPENFSLEAIKP, encoded by the coding sequence ATGTATAAACTAATCGCCAGAATATTTTTCAAACTCAAAGGATGGAAAGTCCGCGGAGGAATTCCAGCGGAAATAAAAAAATGCGTGCTGGTTGCCGCTCCTCACACCAGCAACTGGGATTTTCTCTATGGGAGTTTTGCCTGGAAATTATTCGGGCTGGATGTAAAATATCTCGCTAAGAAAGAACTCTTTTGGTTTCCGCTTAATGTTTTTTTACGCGGGCTTGGCGGCATACCGGTTGACAGGAGTAAACACAGCAATATAGTGGATGCCATGGTCGCGCTTGTGAACAGCAAGGAGGAAATCATCGTTTTGATGACGCCTGAAGGAACAAGAAAAAAAGTGGAGAAATGGAAAACTGGCTTTTATCACCTTGCAATCAAAGCAAACATTCCGATAGTGCTCGGAAGATTAAATTACGGAACCAAAGAAGCATTCATCGGACAATCATTCATTCCAAGCGGGAACATTGAAAAGGATTTTGAAATCATCCGTGAGTTTTATAAAGGTGTGGTAGGAAGGAATCCTGAGAACTTTAGTTTAGAGGCAATCAAGCCATAA